A single Vespa crabro chromosome 21, iyVesCrab1.2, whole genome shotgun sequence DNA region contains:
- the LOC124431567 gene encoding uncharacterized protein LOC124431567 gives MDIFEKRFYKLNYRLLSFLGLWPYEKSRLSRVCIIHVIILSINMTQVTFDPSNKILKLCTSEGNFDVMKEVIPVWATSLNVVIKYYTFDLSVLDIIKLYDNSVETVKFIAFFIGELFHLFVASLSGQTIIDYSSEVYFKAYSGFWYESPMEVRKLLILIMRRSLEPSRLTAGDIFIYCLDGFATLLKLYTSNGNFDIMKEVIPIWATSFNVVIKYYLFDLYILDIKLLMDNMIIDWNMWKSKEEIDIMKKFAHSGRMYTLGYTSRIPKLVYFMLKNKKQKQIKKKEKRQKEKQNFLSFLFLVYIYVFMFLFLLVTFVPPLMDIIIPLNESRRLELPVLAEYCVDEQKHFYLIYFHMVVSIMIIITILIAIDTQLMVFCCHVSGAFAVVSFRLEHFLKNDATLDGLSDLQRKESYRHVSLSIKGHKRALELVLQKKEIIKLLYGKSIKAVKYIALVIGELFHLFVASLSGQTIIDYSSEVYFKAYSGLWYEAPIEIRKLLILIMRRSFKPSQLSAGKIFVYCLDGFSTVN, from the exons ATGgatatcttcgaaaaacgtTTCTATAAACTTAATTATCGTCTTTTATCCTTCCTTGGTTTGTGGCCCTACGAAAAATCTCGTTTAAGTCGTGTTTGTATAATACATgtcataatattatcgatcaatATGACACAGGTAACTTTTGATCCATCTAATAAA ATACTTAAATTATGTACCTCTGAAGGAAATTTCGATGTCATGAAAGAAGTTATACCTGTTTGGGCTACATCATTAAATGTCGTCATTAAGTATTATACTTTTGATCTCAGTGTActtgat aTAATAAAGTTGTATGACAACTCAGTAGAAACAGTTAAATTTATTGCATTTTTCATTGgcgaattatttcatttatttgttgCCAGTTTATCCGGGCAAACTATAATAGACTACAGCAGTGAAGTTTATTTCAAGGC TTATAGTGGCTTCTGGTATGAGTCGCCTATGGAAGTAcgtaaattattgatattgataatgaGAAGAAGTCTTGAACCTTCTCGGCTGACCGCTGGTGACATATTTATCTACTGTCTGGATGGTTTTGCAACG cTTCTTAAACTGTACACTTCTAATGGAAACTTTGATATCATGAAAGAAGTTATACCTATTTGGGCTACATCGTTTAATGTCGTCATTAAGTATTATCTTTTTGATCTCTATATACTCGAC ATTAAATTGCTTAtggataatatgataattgattGGAATATGTGGAAGTCCAAGGAAGAGATTGACATTATGAAAAAGTTTGCTCATTCAGGAAGAATGTATACTTTAGGATATACAAGTAGGATTCCAAAATTGGTTTATTTTATgctgaaaaacaaaaaacaaaaacaaataaaaaaaaaagaaaaaagacaaaaagaaaaacaaaattttctgtcatttctttttctagtatatatatacgttttcatgttcttatttctattgGTAACATTTGTACCACCCTTAATGGACATAATTATACCTTTAAACGAGAGTCGTCGTTTAGAATTACCTGTACTCGCTGAATATTGCGTTGACGAacagaaacatttttatttgatttattttcacatGGTTGTTtccataatgattattataacaattttaattgcaATTGATACTCAACTTATGGTTTTTTGTTGTCACGTAAGTGGTGCGTTTGCGGTCGTCAG TTTTCGTTTGGAACACTTCTTAAAGAACGACGCGACATTGGATGGATTATCTGAtcttcaaagaaaagaaagttacAGACatgtttctctatctatcaaAGGACACAAAAGAGCTTTAGAGttagtattacaaaagaaagaaatt ATAAAACTGTTGTACGGTAAATCAATAAAAGCAGTTAAATATATTGCATTAGTAATTGgcgaattatttcatttatttgttgCCAGTTTATCCGGGCAAACTATAATAGATTACAGCAGTGAAGTTTATTTCAAAGC TTATAGTGGCCTCTGGTATGAGGCTCCTATAGAAATACGTAAACTACTGATATTGATAATGAGAAGGAGCTTTAAACCTTCTCAGTTATCAGctggaaaaatatttgtctACTGTCTGGATGGTTTTTCAAcggtaaattaa